In one Leptidea sinapis chromosome 25, ilLepSina1.1, whole genome shotgun sequence genomic region, the following are encoded:
- the LOC126972082 gene encoding uncharacterized protein LOC126972082, with product MSDLKEDSLGYSHSSDVRIEYHNHIGIENSNEEQPLAQSASDKQSDDRNSVFDKLQHQTALVKYDPDETHTDIESWCKIADNILKDRDLKGTDLLSSLTQALRGRAASCLRQIFSDNFTWEIVKSLLIAKFSKPLLMQDYFEPIISFKLKESETVPDAAVRLWHLIESIPDINMKEETIAGFAIAVLSHSDSNIRRELDSKIVTSKSQLFRILHGVSLKRHSDEPYIHSESKRPHLVRDIPAKDVSTQDVSAQDVSEQDIPAKNVPFRGKCRTCGEQGHKSYECAKKSSKNMNAESPKYLDVKSQVQICCTCQSPAHLSNVCPMKKNNFDICQKSGATGHTANNCLDKKITCFKCGLQGHFANKCPDKNTLYETTNEVQVFSKPADNGVLQVEDSKLEQIAAEQQQDKEFIDIITKWESGELPFEIGQSYDVRNGVLYRIVERNDETLFLPVVPRSLIWSIIGHIHSKIHHLGYIQTLHSLYGLYYAPGMRKAVKKFIENCPVCKSKK from the exons atgtctgATCTAAAAGAAGATTCCCTAGGTTATTCTCATTCATCAGACGTGCGAATAGAATATCACAACCACATAGGAATTGAAAACTCAAACGAAGAGCAGCCGTTGGCACAATCGGCGAGTGATAAGCAAAGTGACGAcagaaatagtgtttttgacaAACttcaacaccaaacggcactTGTGAAATATGACCCAGATGAAACCCACACCGATATCGAGAGCTGGTGTAAGATCGCCGATAATATACTAAAGGATAGGGATCTCAAAGGTACCGATTTACTGTCATCCTTAACACAAGCATTACGCGGGCGAGCTGCTTCTTGCCTAAGACAAATCTTCTCTGATAATTTCACTTGGGAAATTGTGAAATCACTATTGATTGCTAAATTTTCAAAGCCATTGTTAATGCAAGACTATTTTGAGCCTATTATCTCATTTAAACTTAAGGAAAGTGAAACAGTACCTGATGCGGCTGTGAGACTTTGGCATCTTATTGAATCCATACCAGATATTAATATGAAAGAAGAAACTATAGCTGGTTTTGCTATAGCAGTTTTATCACATAGTGACAGTAACATTAGAAGAGAGTTGGACTCGAAAATTGTAACGAGCAAATCTCAATTATTTCGCATATTGCATGGTGTATCATTGAAACGACATTCAGATGAGCCATACATTCATAGTGAAAGTAAACGTCCACACCTTGTAAGAGATATTCCTGCAAAAGATGTTTCTACACAAGATGTTTCTGCACAAGATGTTTCGGAACAAGATATTCCTGCCAAAAATGTTCCTTTTCGTGGTAAATGCCGTACTTGTGGTGAACAAGGACATAAATCTTATGAATGTGCTAAAAAATCTTCAAAGAATATGAATGCTGAAAGTCCAAAGTATCTTGATGTAAAGAGTCAAGTCCAAATATGCTGTACATGTCAGTCACCGGCACACTTGTCAAATGTCTGCCCTATGAAAAAGAATAATTTTGACATATGCCAGAAATCTGGGGCTACAGGACATACAGCCAACAACTGTcttgataagaaaatcacatgCTTTAAGTGTGGGTTACAGGGGCATTTTGCCAACAAGTGCCCTGATAAGAACACCTTGTATGAAACTACAAATGAAGTACAGGTGTTTAGCAAACCAGCAGACAATGGTGTTCTGCAAGTTGAAG ATTCAAAACTCGAACAGATAGCGGCTGAACAACAACAAGATAAAGAATTTATCGATATCATTACTAAATGGGAGTCTGGAGAACTACCTTTTGAAATTGGACAATCATATGATGTTCGGAATGGTGTACTGTATCGGATTGTAGAACGCAACGATGAAACATTATTCCTTCCTGTAGTCCCTAGGTCTCTAATATGGTCAATAATAGGCCACATTCATTCTAAAATTCATCATCTAGGCTATATTCAAACGTTACACAGTTTATATGGTTTGTATTATGCTCCAGGAATGCGTAAGGcagttaaaaaatttattgaaaattgtccGGTTTGCAAATCTAAGAAATAG